A genome region from Carya illinoinensis cultivar Pawnee chromosome 2, C.illinoinensisPawnee_v1, whole genome shotgun sequence includes the following:
- the LOC122300241 gene encoding phloretin 4'-O-glucosyltransferase-like, whose translation MVSRHFLLVTYPAQGHINPALQFAKRLVRLGAHVTFATTVAAHRRMNKSPPPDGLSFATFSNGYDDSGFKPGDDVVDYMSQLKRRGSQTLTDLVVSRANEGRTFTCLVYSILLPWACDVARELQLPSALLWIQPATVLDIYYYYFNGYGDVIRNIPDSSFSIELPGLPSLTSRDLPSFMAASNTHTFALPLFQEHFEELGKERNPRVLVNTFDALEPEALRAIERFSFTGIGPLVPSAFLDGKDPSDTAFGGDLFQGSMDYIEWLNSKPSSSVIYVSFGSLSVLAKQQMEEIARGLLDYGCPFLWVIRANENGEEKEENRLSCWEELEQKGKFVQWCSQVEVLSHPSVACFVTHCGWNSTLESLVSGVPLVAFPQWTDQGTNAKLVQDVWKIGLRVTTNKDGIVEGDEIKRCLELVLGSGERGEEMRRNAKKWKDLAREAAMEGGTSSNNLKAFVDEIGEGPEGC comes from the coding sequence ATGGTGAGTCGCCACTTCCTCCTCGTAACTTACCCCGCACAAGGCCATATCAATCCTGCCCTTCAGTTCGCCAAGCGCCTCGTTCGCTTGGGCGCCCATGTTACCTTCGCCACCACCGTCGCCGCCCACCGTCGCATGAATAAAAGCCCTCCTCCTGACGGCTTGTCTTTCGCCACCTTCTCTAACGGCTACGACGATAGTGGTTTCAAGCCCGGCGACGATGTTGTGGACTACATGTCTCAGCTCAAGCGCCGGGGCTCCCAAACTCTCACTGATCTTGTCGTGTCCAGAGCAAACGAGGGCCGAACCTTTACGTGCTTGGTGTATTCTATTCTCCTCCCTTGGGCGTGCGACGTGGCCCGTGAACTTCAACTCCCGTCGGCGCTTCTTTGGATACAACCTGCCACCGTTTTGGACATATATTACTACTACTTCAACGGCTATGGAGATGTCATCAGGAACATCCCCGATTCTTCATTTTCGATAGAATTACCGGGACTACCGTCGCTCACTAGTCGTGACCTTCCCTCTTTTATGGCTGCTTCAAATACGCACACTTTTGCACTTCCACTATTTCAAGAGCATTTTGAAGAACTCGGAAAAGAAAGAAACCCCAGAGTACTAGTCAATACCTTTGATGCATTAGAACCCGAGGCGTTGCGAGCGATCGAGAGGTTTAGTTTTACTGGGATTGGACCGCTAGTTCCATCTGCTTTTTTGGACGGAAAAGATCCATCCGACACGGCTTTTGGCGGAGATCTTTTCCAAGGCTCCATGGATTACATAGAATGGCTGAACTCTAAGCCCAGTTCATCGGTTATTTACGTGTCGTTTGGAAGCTTGTCGGTTTTAGCAAAACAACAGATGGAGGAAATCGCACGTGGATTGTTGGATTACGGCTGTCCCTTCTTGTGGGTCATAAGAGCTAATGAAAAtggagaagagaaggaagaaaatagGTTGAGTTGCTGGGAGGAATTGGAACAAAAGGGGAAGTTTGTGCAATGGTGTTCTCAAGTGGAGGTTCTGTCACATCCTTCAGTGGCATGCTTTGTGACACATTGCGGGTGGAATTCGACTTTGGAGAGTTTGGTTTCTGGGGTGCCATTGGTGGCGTTTCCCCAGTGGACAGATCAGGGGACAAACGCAAAGCTGGTTCAAGACGTGTGGAAAATAGGCTTGAGGGTGACAACAAATAAGGATGGGATTGTTGAAGGTGATGAGATCAAGAGGTGCTTGGAGTTGGTTCTTGGAAGTggagagagaggggaagaaaTGAGAAGGAATGCTAAGAAATGGAAGGATTTGGCTAGGGAGGCTGCCATGGAAGGTGGTACTTCATCCAACAATCTTAAAGCTTTTGTGGATGAGATTGGGGAAGGACCGGAAGGTTGTTAA